The genomic segment TACAAACTGCCCGGCGGGGCCGAGCCCTCGGCCGAACAGAAGGAGCAGTTCGCCACGTCCTGGAACAGGCTCGGGATTCGACCCGCCGGCGACAAACTGAAGGACCAGTCCGGCGCGATCGATAAGGAGGACGCCATCGCGGTTACGGATACGGCGATCGAGGTGCGGGTGCCGATCGAGATTCCGCTGCTGGGCAAGTCCGAGGTTGCGCGGGGCCGGCTCGTCGTCGCCTGTACCGACCCCGCGCTGGTGGCCGAAATGAAGCAGCTCCGGGCGTCGGCCGATCCGAAGCTGGCCACGCCTTCTCCGACCGAGGATCTGAGCCGCCGGAAAGTGGCGTGGCGGGTGGTGCGTGTCGAATCCGACCTGGCGCCGGTCAGCGTTGCTCAGCCGAACCCACGCGGCGGGCCGCCGGGCGGAGGGCCGGGCGGGTGACGGCTCGCGTTCGGCAAGCCGTCAGCCCGTAAGGCGTCAAGTCGAAGACCCGGACAGAACCGGGGGGAGTGTTGGTTGGCTCCTGCCTTGGCCCCTCTGGAAAACGGCCGCGAACGACAGGATCGTGAGCCGCTCGCTCACTCCCCTCGATGAGGGAGAGCCGATCTCCGGCTCCCGTCATCAGCCCGCAAACTGCCAGTGAACGAAGCGGTTAATTAATATTATTTGCGCACAAGCAAACCCGAAGCACACGAGGTAGTACCCTAGCGGGCGCCGGAGCAGGTCAGCCAGTTCGATGAACGCTGGCAGGGCGGCCAGGACGAGGCGGTGGGCGCTCAGGAGCGTCCCGGAGGCGAACATCTGCGCGATGGGAACGAGTGCCAGCACCCCCCAGAAAACGCCGTGCTTTCGCCACGCCCGCACGCCGAGCGCCACGAAAACCGACACGACAACGGCTTCGCCCCAAAAGTCGGTCGCTTGCCCCGGTCGCAACAGTTCCGGGTCGTAAACCGATTCGATCGTGTACCACGGGTTCCGGATTGAGGTCGCGCGCCGTCCCCACGCCTCGTGCGCTTTGAGCCCGGCGAAGGGGTCCCCGACCGCCCACCACAGGAAGCACCAAAATATGACCAGCCCCAGGCCGCTGCCGACCGCAACAGCCGCGGCACGCGGCAGGTGTTCGCGCTGACGGTTCGCCACCCAGTCCGCCACAGCCGCCGCGCCCAACGCGACGCCCGTTAATCGTGCCAGTGACCCGCCCAGCGCGTACAAACCCGCACGCGCCGGCCGGCGCGCCAGCCACGCGGCCAGTGCGAGTGAGGTGAACAGCAGGCCGAACGCCTCATTGTAAGGAGCCGAATAGAAGAAGGCGGTCGGGAACGTGAGCAGGAGCGCCATGGCCCGCCAGCCGGCCCCCGGGTCGCCCAGTTGCCGCGCCGCGACCTGCGCGAACACGGCCGCGCCGACCGCGCCGGCCAGGTTCGCGGCGATTAGCCCGAACCAGTACGGGTTGAGTCCGAGGGCGACAGCGGCCGCCAGGCACGCCGGCATGGCCGGCATGAAGGCCACCCCGTTTCGTCCGCTCTCGTCAGCGGCCCCCGTGTAACCGTTCAGAGCGATGTTGGCCATCCACACCGCGTCCCACCGGTACCACGGCTCGACCGTCCGCCCCGGTCCGGCGAGGATCAATTCCCGGAACCGTTCGGCCGTCGGGGTCCGTGGCCTGAGGTCTTCGGGGAACCCGGCCACTCCGACGCCGACGATCCGAATCGGCTGCTGCGGTTGAATGGGGATGAGAGCGGTCCCGACCACCACTACGCCCAACCGGACCGCTAGCGCTGCGACGAACAACGACAAGAATCGGGGTTGAGATCGTTCAGTCATGGTGTACGTCGGCGCGGGAAGGGTTCAGATGCGGCGATACTGGAGCATACCCCAAGATCCCACTCGCGTTGTCCACTTGGCCAGAGGTTCAGAAACCTCAAGGAGCAACAGGTTTCCTGTTGCTCCTCTCGTCGGCCGCGCCGAAGCGACGAGACCGTTCACACCTCTTGCTCCGACAACTTCGCAAACAACCCGCCTGGGCAATGTTCAAAGGCCACGGACCCCGCCACTTCCCCCGATGCCCCTCTGCCGTCCAACGTTGGCGCACCCCACAGCGGGGCCGTAAGAAACAGTGTCCAAAAAGGAGACACAAGGAGCCACAGACGCCGCCGGCCGCCCATAGGTTGGGCCGATCTTTGGCATTACGACTTGTGACCGGACGCCGCCCCGTCTCGTGTGGCCGCCTCGTGGCTACAATACCAGGGACGACCTTCCTAAACAGGAGATTCCCATGCCCCGTTCGGCCGAAGGGTTCTGTACCATCGACGAGGCCCTTGAGGAACTCCGCGCCGGCCGCATGATCGTTCTCGTGGACGACGAGCACCGCGAGAACGAGGGTGACGTCGTGATGGCGGCGGAGGCGATGACCCCGGCCGCCATTAACTTCATGATCCGGCACGCCTGCGGCCGGCTGTGCGTGTCCTTTTCGCGGCCGCACGCCGAGCGGCTCGGCCTCGACCTCCTGCCCGGCGTTAATCTCGACCCGACCGCGACCCCCTTCACGCACAACTTCGACGCCCGGTTCGGCATCTCGACCGGCATCTCGGCGTTCGACCGCTGCCGCACCGTCCAGGTGTGCGCCGATCCGGCCTCCGGCCCGAACGATCTGGTCCGCGACAAGGGGCACATGGACGGCCTCATCGCCCGCCCCGGCGGCGTGCTGGTGCGCGCGGGGCACACGGAGGGGAGCGTCGACCTGTGCCGGCTCGCCGGCCTCCGCGAGATCGCCGTCATCTGCGAGGTGCTGAACGAAGACGGCAGCATGGCCCGGCTCCCGGACCTGCGCGGGTTCTGCGCGAAGCACGCCATCAAGATGTGTACCATCGCGGACCTGATCGAGCACCGCCGGCGCCGGGAGAAGCTCGTCACGCGCGAGATCGCGCTGAAACTGCCCACCGACTTCGGCACATTCGACCTGTTCGCGTACTCCTCGCTCGTGGACCAGGAACCGCACCTCGCGCTCACGCTCGGCGGTATCGGCCTTTCGGACGGCGCCCCCGGGGCGTCCGCGGTGCCCGTGCAGGACCAACCGGTGCTGGTGCGGATGCACAGCGAGTGCCTGACGGGCGACGTGTTGCACTCCGCGAAGTGCGATTGCGGTCCGCAGTTGCAGTACGCGATGCGGCAGGTCGCCGAAGCCGGCCGCGGGGCGATCGTGTACATGCGCCAGGAGGGCCGCGGGATCGGGTTGTTGAACAAACTGAAGGCGTACAAGCTCCAGCAGGAGGAGGGGCTGGACACGGTCGAGGCCAACAAGCGCCTCGGCTTCGCGCCGGACCTCCGGCACTTCGGTATTGGCGCGCAGATCCTGCACGACCTCGGCGTGCGCGACATCCGCCTGCTCACGAACAACCCGCGCAAAGTGATCGGCCTGGAGGGCTACGGGCTCCGGATCGTGGAGCGGGTGCCCATCCAGATGTTGCCCGGCGCGCACAACCGCAGCTACCTGCAAACGAAGAAAGACAAGCTCGGTCACCTGCTCGACGAGTTCGAACCGGGCGAAGGGGACTGAAAAAGTCACCCAGGGCGTTGCCCTGGGCTGAGCAAGTTTAGCCTTTCAGGCTGAAAACCCTGGCACAGAACCCGACACCAAAAGCGTCATTCCTGGCCGCGCGGAGTACATTCACCCGGCTCGTGCCAGCCACCAGCCGAGCGCAAACAGGCCCGCGCCGCCGATGGCGGGCGACAGGTGCCACCCGTCGGTGTACCCGATCGCGGGGTGAACGAAGACCGCGGTGCCGAAGCCGGCGATTCCGGCGAGTGCCAGCGCCTGCCAACCGGCGCGGTCCACCTCGCCCCGCCACACAACGCCGGCCAGAAGGACGCCGCAACAGCACACGGCCCCGCCGAACCCGGCCCGGTCGTGCGCGATCAGCGGGACGAGCCGCGGGTTGAGCGCGTGCAACTCGGCCCGACCCATTCCCAGAAACGCCACGTCTTCGGGCACGAACACGATCGTCATGCCGACGGTCACGATGGTGACGCCGCCGGCGAACATCCCGGCGGCGACCCCGAGCAGGACTACGGAACCCGCTCGCCCGTGCGGCGCCGCGAACCACGCGGGGCGTACCCACCACCGCCTTTCGTTCGCCCGCCAGTTGATCCGCTTGCGTGAGGTCATCAGCCCCACGAGGAACAGCGGCGCGAGCGCCGCCGTCGCGGTGCCGTGCCAGGTGTCGAGGTAGCCGTAGCCGAGGTACGCGAGGAAGCTGGCGAACCCCACGGCGCCGCTGGCCGCGAGCAGCTCCCACGCCCAGCGCTGCCCGCGCGCCAGCGGGCCGACCGTGAGCCAGAGGTACATCGTTCCGATCGCGACGAGCGCGCCGCCGAAGGCCACCCGGTCGTGAATCATGAAGTGGACGATGCGGCACTCGTTCACCGCGCACAGCTCGCCGGGTGCCATGCCGAGAAACGCGACGTCGTGCGGGAGGAACTCGCCCCGCGCGGCGACGAAGAGCGCGAACCCGCCGGCCAGTGCGAGCGCCAACCCCACGACCGCCAGCGGTGCCCGCCCGTCACCAAGTAACAAGGTGAACAGACCGGTGTCGGGATCGGGCGGCGTGTGCGGCATACGGTGCTACCACCAGAGTCGAATGACGCGCACGCCCCGGTCGTCCAGAAACGGGTCGAGCCGGCGGGCCAGTTCCGGCCACCGGTGGTGCGGGACGCGAGGGTACAGGTGGTGTTCCAGATGGTACAGGTGATCCAGCGCGACGAGTCGCGCGATCCGACCGCGGAACCGGCGCGTCTGTGAGAGCGGCCCGGTGCCGTCCGGTGTGTGCGGAACGTGCGCAGTCGCGAACGGCACGATCCATGTGCCCGTGTAAACCAAGCCCACGTACACGAGCGGAACAACCGAGTGTCCGTACACCGCAATGAAGACGGCCGCACCGATCAGCGACGCGATCCCCACGCCTTCGAGCCACAACCGCGTGCGGTGCGCCGGGTAGCGCCGGCACGCCCACCACCACAATCGGAAAAAGAACAGGGGGCCGCTCGCCAGCGCAGCGAGCGGCCCCGCGTGCGCGGCCGCCGCTTCCGGGTCGTCGTGCAGAAGGGCCGGGTAACGCGCGTGATGGTTGAGGTGCGCGAGCCGATAGGCACGGCCGCTGCGGAGCATGAGCAACTCGATAGCGGTGAGAAAGAACTCGTTCCAGCGCTTCGGCAATCGCAACGTCCGGTGAACGAGATCGTGCGAGACGGAGCCATACGTCACGAAACTGAGGGCGACCACGCACCCGACCGCCACCGGCCACCACCCCGTGAGCGCGAACCCGAAGTACGCACCCGCAAGCGCGAACGGTGTGCCCAGCGACACCGCAACCCGACAGCGCGGCAGGTCGAGCAGGTCACGCCCGAGTTCGTCGAGTGTCGGTAGGGGCGGCTCGGGTCCGGAACGCATGGGGCGCCTCACGAGGGCTCCTCGTGTCACCCGCAAGTGCGGTTCACAATTAACAGACCGAACCGATTACGGCAGCAGATCGCTCACGGGTACCGCCCCGACCGTGGCCCCGTCGAGCACGATCGGCACCGCGTCGCCGGGCCGGTAGTCGGTGCGGGCGCGGTACGCGGGCGGGTCCGCGGTCGTGTCGGGGTCAGTGTACACTTCGATTTGCCGATCCGCGACGTTTACGATCCAGTACACCGGGACGCCGGCGCGGGCGTAGATGCGCCCCTTGTCGCGCCGGTCGAAGCTGAGGGTGGAGTCGCTGACTTCGACGATGAGTCCCAGGTCGGCGGCTGTTGGTAACCGCCCGTCGCAGGTGGTTTCGTCGCCGCGAAGCAGCACACCGTCCGGTTCCGGTTCACTCGCACCGAGAGAGATCGCGCCTTGCACTTGAAGGAACCATCCGGGCACGTGCCGGGGCAATCGAGCGGTGAGCCGGCGGAGCGACATTTCGTGCGGTGGATTTCGCATTCCTTTTTCCACCAGGTAACCTTCGAGTAACTCGATCGGTTCGCCTTCCATGATGATGCCGCTGTCGATGAGCGTGTGATATTGTGCGGGCGTAAACCGCTTGAAGCCTGACGCTGATAGGAGTGGCGACGGGGAAGCCGGCCGGGTCGTCGTGTTCATGAGTCACCTCCGGGTTTTTCGTAACACACACGCACGACGGGCGGAAGCCCGGTCGCGACCCTGACTTGAGAGCTCCGGTCGAGTGTCGCACCCGGCGGATTCTCGCCCGATCCCGAGTGCAAATCAAATTGCTCTTCCCTCCCGAGCGGGGAAACGCTATGCGCGGGTTCTCAATCGGATGAACCGGGGGAATCGCTCATGCTCCGCGCCCGTCTCGCGGTGGCCGCGCTCGCGGTCGCGCCGCTCACGTTACTCCCGGGGTGCCTGACGCTCTTCTCGAAAACGGAAGTGATTCGCGCCGAAGAGCCGCGCCGACCGATCCGGTTCGAGAACCCAGAGGCCGCGGAGGCGTTCAACAAGGCGCTGAAGGACAAGCCGGCCGGGCTGGGCGGGACGTACATCGGCGTCCCGTTCGTCACGCTGTTCTCGAAGGACCGGCAGTTGTCCGACAGCGCGCACTTCAACGACTGCGTGCTGCGCTGCGACACCGACCAGGACGGCACCATCACACTGGTGGAAGCGAAGATCTTCGCGGGGCTGAAGGAGTGATTCTCCAAAGAGTGTGATCCGCAGATTACACAGATAGACGCAGATTGGAAGATTAAAGAGTTCGATCTGAACTCGCTCTTTAGTCTTCCAATCTGCGTCTATCTGTGTAATCTGCGGATCACACTCTTCTTCTTGCGCCAGGGTTACTTGTCGCGCTTTCCGGCTTCGCCCAGCGCCGCTTGCGCCGCGGCGAGGCGGGCGATGGGCACCCGGAACGGCGAGCAGCTCACGTAGTCCATCCCGATCGCGTGACAGAACATCACGCTGTCCGGGTCGCCGCCGTGCTCGCCGCAGATGCCGATCTTCAGGTGCTGGTTGTGCTTCGCCGTGCGGCTCGCCCGGCCCTTCTGGATGCCGATCTTCATCAGCTCGCCGACCCCGTTGAAGTCGATCGTCTGGAACGGGTCGATCGGCAGGATCTTGTCCTTCAGATAGGTGGGCATGAAGCCCTTGATGTCGTCCCGGCTGAAGCCGAACGTCATCTGCGTCAGGTCGTTCGTGCCGAAGCTGAAGAACTCGGCCTCCTCCGCGATCTTGTCCGCGGCGATGCAGGCCCGCGGCAGCTCGATCATGGTGCCGATCTGGTACTCGACCTGCACGCCGGCCGCCTTCATGCACTCCTCGGCCACCGCGATCGCCCGCTTCTTGAGGATGATCAGCTCCTCGACCACGCCCACGAGCGGGATCATGATCTCGGGCAGCACGCTCTTGCCCTTCTTCTTCACCTCGATGGCGGCCTCGATGATGGCCCGCACCTGCATGTCACCGATCTCGGGGAACACGAGCGGCAGGCGGCACCCGCGGAACCCCATCATCGGGTTCATTTCGTGAAGCTCCTCGACGCGCTCGAAGATCTTCTCCACGGTCGTGCCGGTCTGCTTGGCGACCTCTTCCGCGCCCGCCACGTTGTCCTTCTGGGGGAGGAACTCGTGCAGCGGCGGGTCGAGCAGGCGGATGGTGACCGGCAGCCCGTCCATCACCTCGAAGAGCCCGACGAAGTCGGCCCGCTGGAACGGCTCGATCTTGGCGAGGGCCTTTTCCCGGCCGGCCACGTCCGGGGCGAGGATCATCTCGCGGACCGCGGCGATCCGGTCCTTGCCGAAGAACATGTGCTCGGTGCGGCACAGGCCGATGCCCTGGGCGCCGAACTCGCGGGCCTTCGCGGCGTCCGCGGGCGAGTCCGCGTTGGTGCGGATCTTCAGCTTCCGGACCTTGTCGGCCCAGGTCATCAGGGTGGCGAAGTCGCCGGTCATGCTCGGGGCGACGGTCGGCACCTTGCCGATCATCACGTCGCCGGTCGTGCCGTTGATGGTGATGAACTCGCCGGCCTTCACCGTCTTCCCGGCGATGCTGATCGTCTGGGCGGCCTCGTCGATCTTCATGGCCTCGCAGCCGACGACGCACGGCTTGCCCCACCCGCGGGCGACCACGGCCGCGTGGCTCGCCTTACCACCGGTGCTGGTCAGAATGCCCTTCGCCAGGTGCATACCGGCCACGTCTTCGGGGCTGGTCTCCTTGCGGACGAGCATGATCGCGTCGCTCGGGTGCTTCGCGGCGTGGTCGACGACGGCCTGCGCGGACAGCAGCACGATGCCCGACGCGCCACCGGGGCTGGCCGCGATGCCCTGGGCCACGATCTCGACCTTCGACTTCGGGTCGAGTTGCGGCTGGAGCAGGTGGTTCAGGCTGTCCGGGGCGACGCGCTTCACCGCGGTCGTCTCGTCGATCAGTTTCTCGTTCGCCATCTCGACGGCGATCCGCACGGCGGCGGAGCCGGTGCGCTTGCCGGTCCGGGTCTGGAGCATGTACAGGACGCCCTCCTGCACCGTGAACTCGATGTCCTGCATCTCCTTGTAGTGCTTCTCCAGCGCCGCGCGGATGCCGACGAGCTGCTCGTACACCTTCGGCATGTCCTCGTGCAGCTTGGCGATCGGCTCCGGGGTGCGGATGCCGGCGACCACGTCCTCGCCCTGGGCGTTGATGAGGTAGTCGCCGTAGAACACGTTCTCGCCGGTGTTCGGGTCGCGGGTGAACGCGACGCCGGTGCCGGACGTGTTGCCCATGTTGCCGAACACCATCGCCTGCACGTTCACCGCCGTGCCCTTGAGGCCGGTGATGCGCTCGATGCGGCGGTACTCGATGGCCTTGTTGCCGTTCCACGAGTTGAAGACGGCGTTGATGGCGAGGTACAGTTGCTTCTTCGGGTCCTGCGGGAAGTCCTCGCCCACGTCCTTCTTGTACACGGCCTTGTACCGCTTCACCAGTTCCTTGAGGTCGTCGGCGCTGAGGTCGGTGTCGAGCTTGACCCCCTTGGCGTGCTTCATCGAGTGCAGCTCGTGCTCGAAGTGCTCGTGCTCGAGGCCCATCGCGGTGGAGCCGAACATGTCGATGAGGCGGCGGTAGCTGTCGTAGGCGAAGCGGGGGTTGCCGGTCTTGTGGGCCACGCCCTCGACGCTCGCGTCGGTGAGGCCGAGGTTGAGGATGGTGTTCATCATCCCGGGCATGGACAGCGCGGCCCCGGAGCGGACCGAGACGAGGAGCGGGTCGCTCGGGTCGCCGAACTTCTTGCCGAACTCGGCCTCGACCTTCTTGAGGGCCTCGTCGATCTGCGGGACGGCGGCCTCGGGGATCTTCTTCCCCTGTTCGTAGTAGGCCGCGCACACTTCCGTCGTGATGGTGAACCCGGGCGGGACGGGGATGCCGATCTTGCACATTTCGGCGAGGTTGGCGCCCTTTCCGCCGAGCAGGTCTTTCATCTTACCGTCGCCGTCGGCGGTCTTTCCGCCGAAGGAGTAGACGTACTTCGCGCTCATAATCGCCCGTCGTGAGAAGGAGACGCCGCACCGCGGCAGCAGGGTTCACGAATGGTTTACGGACGCGAGTGGGGCGCGGCAAAAGGAAGGGTCTGGTAGATCCCGCGGTTCGACAGGTATGATGAAGCCATCTCGGAGGAGATCGCATGTACACAAGTGAAATTCGCGAAACGGACCCGGAGGGGAAGCCGGTAACGGTTTCCCCGGCGCTGCTTGCGCGTGTGCGGGAAACCGACGACGCCTTGCGCGAGCGGTTGCGGAAGGAGACCAAACTGGAGTACGCGGGCCGGTGGACCTTCCCCGACCCGGACCGGGCGACGTTCGCGCTGACCCTTAGCCTCCCGAGCATATCGGAGTCGTTCGCCGTATCGCTCCCCTACGACCCGCGTGGCGCCGAGCGGTTCCCGCATCGCGCGGTTCAGGCCGTTCTGCGCCACGCCAGCGAGGCAAACCAGGTGAAACTCAGCCGTCAGATCCGCGATCTGGTCGCTTCCACCATTGAGGGCGACTGATGGCGAAGTCCCAGGCGGAACAGATTCGCGAACTCACCGACACCCTCACGCGAGCGGACGCGCAACTGCAACTCCTCATCTCACGAGTCGCCGATCAGAACGAGGATATCGACTACTGCTCGCGACGGGACGAAGAGTTCATCGCCAAGCACGCCGCAACAGACGAGCGCGTTGTCCTACTGCGTGCCGAGGTGAGTACCCTTCGTGACGAGTTACGCCGGGCGCTGGATCGCGTCGCCGCAAGCGAGGCGAAGTACGCGGCA from the Frigoriglobus tundricola genome contains:
- the ribA gene encoding GTP cyclohydrolase II — its product is MPRSAEGFCTIDEALEELRAGRMIVLVDDEHRENEGDVVMAAEAMTPAAINFMIRHACGRLCVSFSRPHAERLGLDLLPGVNLDPTATPFTHNFDARFGISTGISAFDRCRTVQVCADPASGPNDLVRDKGHMDGLIARPGGVLVRAGHTEGSVDLCRLAGLREIAVICEVLNEDGSMARLPDLRGFCAKHAIKMCTIADLIEHRRRREKLVTREIALKLPTDFGTFDLFAYSSLVDQEPHLALTLGGIGLSDGAPGASAVPVQDQPVLVRMHSECLTGDVLHSAKCDCGPQLQYAMRQVAEAGRGAIVYMRQEGRGIGLLNKLKAYKLQQEEGLDTVEANKRLGFAPDLRHFGIGAQILHDLGVRDIRLLTNNPRKVIGLEGYGLRIVERVPIQMLPGAHNRSYLQTKKDKLGHLLDEFEPGEGD
- a CDS encoding fatty acid desaturase family protein, which translates into the protein MRSGPEPPLPTLDELGRDLLDLPRCRVAVSLGTPFALAGAYFGFALTGWWPVAVGCVVALSFVTYGSVSHDLVHRTLRLPKRWNEFFLTAIELLMLRSGRAYRLAHLNHHARYPALLHDDPEAAAAHAGPLAALASGPLFFFRLWWWACRRYPAHRTRLWLEGVGIASLIGAAVFIAVYGHSVVPLVYVGLVYTGTWIVPFATAHVPHTPDGTGPLSQTRRFRGRIARLVALDHLYHLEHHLYPRVPHHRWPELARRLDPFLDDRGVRVIRLWW
- a CDS encoding Uma2 family endonuclease, whose protein sequence is MNTTTRPASPSPLLSASGFKRFTPAQYHTLIDSGIIMEGEPIELLEGYLVEKGMRNPPHEMSLRRLTARLPRHVPGWFLQVQGAISLGASEPEPDGVLLRGDETTCDGRLPTAADLGLIVEVSDSTLSFDRRDKGRIYARAGVPVYWIVNVADRQIEVYTDPDTTADPPAYRARTDYRPGDAVPIVLDGATVGAVPVSDLLP
- the ppdK gene encoding pyruvate, phosphate dikinase; this encodes MSAKYVYSFGGKTADGDGKMKDLLGGKGANLAEMCKIGIPVPPGFTITTEVCAAYYEQGKKIPEAAVPQIDEALKKVEAEFGKKFGDPSDPLLVSVRSGAALSMPGMMNTILNLGLTDASVEGVAHKTGNPRFAYDSYRRLIDMFGSTAMGLEHEHFEHELHSMKHAKGVKLDTDLSADDLKELVKRYKAVYKKDVGEDFPQDPKKQLYLAINAVFNSWNGNKAIEYRRIERITGLKGTAVNVQAMVFGNMGNTSGTGVAFTRDPNTGENVFYGDYLINAQGEDVVAGIRTPEPIAKLHEDMPKVYEQLVGIRAALEKHYKEMQDIEFTVQEGVLYMLQTRTGKRTGSAAVRIAVEMANEKLIDETTAVKRVAPDSLNHLLQPQLDPKSKVEIVAQGIAASPGGASGIVLLSAQAVVDHAAKHPSDAIMLVRKETSPEDVAGMHLAKGILTSTGGKASHAAVVARGWGKPCVVGCEAMKIDEAAQTISIAGKTVKAGEFITINGTTGDVMIGKVPTVAPSMTGDFATLMTWADKVRKLKIRTNADSPADAAKAREFGAQGIGLCRTEHMFFGKDRIAAVREMILAPDVAGREKALAKIEPFQRADFVGLFEVMDGLPVTIRLLDPPLHEFLPQKDNVAGAEEVAKQTGTTVEKIFERVEELHEMNPMMGFRGCRLPLVFPEIGDMQVRAIIEAAIEVKKKGKSVLPEIMIPLVGVVEELIILKKRAIAVAEECMKAAGVQVEYQIGTMIELPRACIAADKIAEEAEFFSFGTNDLTQMTFGFSRDDIKGFMPTYLKDKILPIDPFQTIDFNGVGELMKIGIQKGRASRTAKHNQHLKIGICGEHGGDPDSVMFCHAIGMDYVSCSPFRVPIARLAAAQAALGEAGKRDK